The following proteins come from a genomic window of Rhodoligotrophos sp. CJ14:
- a CDS encoding Maf family nucleotide pyrophosphatase gives MSEDTVKLVLASASPRRIALLEQAGLVPDLIFPVDVDEEPRRREAPRILAGRLARDKADAAAASPAVRALGRNVFIVAADTTVAVGRRNVGKSDDVDFAIDALKLLSGRMHRVYTGVCVITPKGRHLLRVVETRVRFKRLTREDIETYIKSDEWRGKAGCYAIQGRAEAFVRAIGGTYSNVVGLPLFETVSMLQGSGYPVYYRWSQQLEV, from the coding sequence ATGTCAGAAGATACAGTCAAGCTTGTGCTCGCAAGCGCGTCGCCACGCCGGATTGCGCTTCTGGAGCAAGCGGGACTTGTGCCGGATCTGATCTTTCCGGTCGATGTGGATGAAGAGCCGCGAAGACGCGAGGCGCCCCGAATTCTTGCGGGCCGGCTCGCACGGGACAAGGCCGATGCGGCAGCCGCTTCACCGGCGGTGCGGGCGCTGGGGCGCAATGTGTTCATTGTCGCTGCCGATACCACCGTGGCGGTTGGAAGGCGGAATGTGGGCAAGAGCGACGATGTGGACTTCGCCATCGACGCGCTCAAGCTTTTGTCCGGCCGCATGCATCGGGTCTATACCGGGGTGTGCGTGATCACGCCCAAGGGGCGGCATCTGCTGCGGGTCGTCGAGACCCGTGTGCGGTTCAAGCGGCTTACACGCGAGGATATCGAAACCTATATCAAGTCGGATGAATGGCGCGGCAAGGCGGGCTGCTATGCCATTCAGGGCCGAGCGGAAGCCTTTGTCCGGGCGATCGGCGGAACCTATTCCAATGTCGTCGGATTGCCGCTCTTTGAGACGGTGTCGATGCTCCAGGGCAGCGGCTATCCCGTCTATTACCGGTGGTCGCAACAGCTCGAGGTCTGA
- a CDS encoding low molecular weight phosphatase family protein, with protein MAGELPQAVLFACGQNSVRSPMAAGLMRHFYGHKIYVLSCGVHVGTLDPFAVAAMAELGIDIANHHPTSFEDLADTMIDVVISLTPEAHHQALELTRTLPLQVEYWPTLDPTLTSGGREQRLDAYRAVRDSLLARIRSRFPLSAAPVV; from the coding sequence ATGGCTGGCGAGCTTCCCCAGGCGGTGCTTTTCGCCTGCGGCCAAAATTCGGTACGCTCACCGATGGCCGCCGGCCTGATGCGGCATTTCTATGGGCATAAGATCTATGTCCTGTCCTGCGGCGTTCATGTGGGCACGCTCGATCCCTTCGCGGTTGCCGCGATGGCAGAACTGGGTATCGACATTGCCAATCATCACCCGACGAGCTTCGAGGATCTCGCCGATACGATGATCGATGTCGTCATCTCGCTGACGCCGGAAGCCCATCACCAGGCGCTGGAGCTCACCCGCACCCTACCGCTTCAGGTGGAATATTGGCCGACGCTCGATCCCACCCTGACGAGCGGCGGGCGTGAGCAGCGGCTCGATGCCTATCGCGCCGTGCGCGACAGCCTGCTCGCACGTATAAGGTCCCGGTTTCCACTCTCCGCTGCGCCCGTTGTATAA
- a CDS encoding UPF0262 family protein → MAKSKKHDEGQTPLPTHRLIEVRLDEASLSTHSRDVEHERQVAIYDLIQQNAFEVVGMDRGPYRLMLSVAENRLLFDISDHQSQQCAVFGLSMSPFRRLVKDYFLVCESYYQAIRTATPSQIEAIDMGRRGLHNEGSELLRQRLSGKVEIDFDTARRLFTLLCVLHWRG, encoded by the coding sequence ATGGCCAAGTCAAAGAAACATGATGAGGGCCAGACACCGCTGCCGACGCATCGTCTCATCGAAGTGCGGCTCGATGAGGCGAGCCTTTCCACCCATTCCCGCGATGTGGAGCACGAGCGGCAGGTTGCGATCTACGATCTCATTCAGCAGAACGCGTTCGAAGTTGTGGGAATGGACCGCGGTCCCTACCGGCTGATGCTTTCTGTTGCCGAGAACAGGCTGCTGTTCGACATTTCGGACCATCAGTCGCAACAGTGCGCGGTGTTCGGATTGTCCATGTCTCCTTTTCGTCGGCTGGTGAAGGACTATTTTCTGGTCTGCGAAAGCTATTATCAGGCGATCCGGACAGCGACGCCTAGCCAGATCGAGGCCATCGACATGGGTCGCCGCGGCTTGCACAATGAAGGCAGCGAGTTGCTCCGCCAGAGATTGAGCGGCAAGGTCGAGATTGATTTCGATACGGCGCGGCGGCTGTTCACCTTGCTGTGCGTCTTGCATTGGCGCGGTTGA
- the hisD gene encoding histidinol dehydrogenase: MAITLHKNAADFESRFTALLSTKREVAQDLNLTVAEIIADVRARGDAAIVDYTRRFDRHDVTPTTLAFSPAEVDAAMAQVAPEVIAALELAYERIEAYHRRQLPADDRFTDAAGVEMGHRWTAVEAVGMYVPGGTAAYPSSVLMNAVPAKVAGVERLVMVVPTPDGQVMPAVLAAARIAGIHEIYRIGGAQAVAALAYGSETIRPVAKIVGPGNAYVAAAKRQVFGTVGIDMIAGPSEVLVLADGANDPAWIAADLLAQAEHDASAQSILITDDEDFAAAVETEVHRQAALLPRASIAQASWRDFGAIIIVPTLEDGLPLVDRLAPEHLEIAAENADGLAERVRNAGAIFIGRYTPEAVGDYVGGPNHVLPTARSARFSSGLNVLDFMKRTSILKCSADALGAIGRQAITLGRAEGLEAHARSVAIRLNLLHD, translated from the coding sequence ATGGCAATCACACTGCACAAGAACGCTGCCGATTTCGAAAGCCGCTTCACGGCGCTGCTCAGCACCAAACGGGAAGTGGCCCAGGATCTGAACCTCACGGTTGCTGAGATCATCGCCGATGTGCGCGCCCGTGGGGACGCGGCCATTGTCGACTACACGCGGCGGTTCGACCGTCACGATGTCACGCCGACGACGCTGGCCTTCAGCCCGGCGGAAGTCGATGCGGCGATGGCGCAGGTCGCGCCGGAGGTGATTGCGGCCCTCGAGCTCGCCTATGAGCGGATCGAAGCCTATCACCGGCGGCAACTGCCTGCGGATGATCGTTTCACCGATGCGGCGGGCGTGGAGATGGGGCATCGCTGGACGGCGGTCGAGGCGGTCGGCATGTATGTGCCGGGGGGAACAGCCGCCTATCCCTCCTCGGTGCTCATGAATGCGGTGCCGGCGAAGGTTGCGGGTGTCGAGCGGCTGGTGATGGTGGTGCCAACGCCCGATGGACAGGTGATGCCGGCGGTTCTGGCTGCTGCCCGGATTGCAGGCATTCACGAGATCTATCGCATCGGCGGTGCTCAAGCCGTGGCAGCGCTCGCCTATGGTAGCGAGACGATCCGGCCGGTTGCCAAGATCGTGGGCCCGGGCAACGCCTATGTGGCGGCTGCCAAGCGGCAGGTGTTCGGCACGGTCGGCATTGACATGATCGCGGGGCCCTCGGAGGTGCTGGTGCTGGCCGATGGCGCGAATGATCCGGCCTGGATTGCGGCGGATCTGCTTGCCCAGGCCGAGCACGATGCTTCGGCACAATCGATCCTCATCACCGATGATGAAGATTTCGCCGCAGCGGTCGAGACGGAAGTGCATCGCCAGGCGGCGCTGCTGCCGCGGGCTTCGATCGCTCAGGCAAGCTGGCGTGATTTCGGCGCGATCATCATTGTGCCGACCCTCGAGGACGGATTGCCTCTGGTCGACAGGCTCGCACCCGAACATCTCGAGATTGCGGCCGAGAATGCGGATGGGCTGGCAGAGCGGGTCCGCAATGCCGGGGCGATCTTCATCGGGCGCTATACGCCGGAAGCGGTTGGGGATTATGTGGGCGGCCCCAATCACGTGCTGCCGACGGCGCGAAGTGCGCGGTTCTCATCGGGCCTCAATGTCCTCGATTTCATGAAGCGCACCTCGATCCTCAAATGCAGCGCGGATGCCTTGGGCGCGATCGGGCGGCAGGCGATCACGCTTGGCCGCGCGGAAGGGCTGGAGGCCCATGCCCGATCCGTGGCGATCAGGCTCAATCTTCTGCACGATTGA
- a CDS encoding MetQ/NlpA family ABC transporter substrate-binding protein, which yields MNRRSILASIIGLALSGAAIFHTPALADSSLKVGVSAGPYGDILREAAKLAEKDGLRVEVIEFSDWNQPNAALDAGEIDLNAFQHKPYLDNQIKARGYKLVALDKAISVPGGIWSAKVKSLADLPEGARLGIPNDPTNGTRGLFLFQQAGVIKLDPAAGTNASVLDITENPKNVTFVELDAAQLPRSLDDLDASFVSNNYAHLAGLKREDALITEGTDSVWAIIFAARDDRQNDPNIKKYITLYRSEPIRAFIEQKFEGSILPAF from the coding sequence ATGAACCGTCGTTCCATCCTCGCATCCATTATCGGCCTCGCCCTTTCCGGCGCCGCCATTTTCCACACCCCTGCGCTCGCAGACTCGAGCCTAAAGGTCGGCGTATCGGCTGGACCATATGGCGACATTCTGCGCGAGGCGGCCAAGCTCGCCGAAAAAGATGGGTTGCGTGTGGAGGTCATCGAATTCAGCGACTGGAACCAGCCAAACGCGGCGCTTGACGCAGGCGAGATCGATCTCAACGCGTTCCAGCACAAGCCCTATCTGGACAACCAGATCAAGGCGCGCGGCTACAAGCTGGTGGCCTTGGATAAGGCCATTTCCGTTCCCGGCGGCATATGGTCGGCAAAGGTTAAGTCACTTGCGGATCTGCCGGAGGGCGCCCGGCTTGGCATTCCCAACGATCCCACCAATGGAACCCGCGGGCTGTTCCTCTTTCAACAGGCCGGGGTCATCAAGCTCGATCCGGCCGCCGGCACGAATGCGAGCGTGCTGGACATCACAGAAAATCCCAAAAACGTGACCTTTGTCGAACTCGATGCGGCGCAGCTGCCCCGCTCGCTCGATGACCTCGACGCGTCCTTTGTATCCAACAACTACGCGCATCTCGCCGGACTGAAGCGCGAAGATGCCTTGATCACCGAGGGCACTGATTCGGTCTGGGCAATCATCTTTGCAGCCCGTGACGATCGGCAGAACGATCCCAATATCAAGAAATACATCACGCTCTACCGCTCGGAACCGATCCGCGCCTTCATCGAGCAGAAGTTCGAGGGCTCGATCCTCCCGGCGTTTTAA